In the Streptomyces sp. SJL17-4 genome, GGGCAGCCCGTCCACCCGGACATCCTCGCCTTCGAGGTGGAGGACCCGCGGATGGCGGGGTCGGCGGAGGTGGCCCTCCGGTGGTGCGACTCGGGGGAGGCGGTGGTCCGAAGCTTCGCCAACAGCCGTCGCACCCATGAAGGCGGCGAGCACGTGGAGGGCTTCCGCACCGGCCTTGCGGCCGCGGTCACCGCGTACGCGAGGGAGCGGCGTCTTCTGACGGCGGCGGACCCGGATCTCGATGCCGACCGGGTCGGGGAGGGTCTCACGGCGGTCGTGTCGGTGAAGCTGGACCGGGTGGAGTTCAGCGGAGCCACCCGCACGCTCCTGGGCGGCGCCGAGGTGCGGTCCTGCGTAGAGGACGCCGTCCGCGTGCACGTCGGCACATGGCTGGAGCGGCACCCGGAGCAGGCCTCGGCCGTCGTCGGCCGCATCGTCCGGGGAGCGCGCCGGGACTGAGCCGTCGAGCCGCGGCGCTGCTACTCAGCCACGGGTGAGTAGCAGCGCCCACGCGCGCCACCCGGGAGCCGTCCTACGCTCCCGATCATGAGTGCTGTCGCCCGAAGCCGTCAGGGCCGCCTGGTGCGGCGCTTTCTCTACGGCCTGATCGCCGTCGGCCTGGTCGCCGCCGGTTCCTACGTCTGGAACGGAACGCCGTACCCCGCGACCGACCCCGACGCGGTCGCCGCGCGCCTCAAGGCGGAGGGTCAGCGGGTGTACGACGAGGCCGTTCTGCCCGCCGGAGCCGACGGCGTGGGGTCACGGGTGGAGACGCGCCTCTGCTCGTACCGCGGCCTCAGGGGGTTCGCGCACATCGACAGCGGCCGCCTCGACGTGCGCAGCTTCGAGCTCTCGTGGCGCGTCACGGACGTGCCGGTCGCGACGGCCCGCGCCGCGCAGGCGCGCACCCGCCTCCGCCTGGAGCGGGACGGCTGGAAGCTGGTCAGCGAGAACATCTCCGACCTGGGCTTCCGCTTCGAACACCCGGGGACCGGCGACAAGGTGGACGTCGACTGGTACGAGCCGACGGGCACGTTCGCCCTCAGCGCGTACGCCCCCTGCGGCAAGCTGCCGGACGGTTTCTCCGAGTACGCCTGGCCGGCCGCCGACTGGACGCCCCGCTAGCCGTCGCGAGGCTGGCCGATCCGTGCCACTGGCGGTCTTCGGCAACCGGCGCACGCGTCGCGGAGTACCTTCCGGAAGTCGCCGGCCCACGGCGGTCGATGAACTCATCCGGAAGAAGGTGCAGGACGTGGCGAAGGGTCGCAAGAACGGCCTCTACGAAGGCGTCTCCGAGGAGCTGTCCGCCCTGATGAGGTCGGGGTGGGCGGACACCGAGCGGCACGGGCTCCAGCCCGACGAGCAGGCCCCGTACGCGGCCCGCCGCCGCGCCGCGCTCTCCGCGCGCTTCCCCGGCGAGCGCCTCGTGATCCCCTCCGGCAACCTCAAGACCCGCTCCAACGACGACATGTACCCCTTCCGCCCGTACACGGGATACGTGCACATGACGGGCGACCAGGCACGTGACGGCGCGCTGGTGCTCGAACCCCGCGCGGACGGCGGCCACGACGCCTACTGCTACCAGCTGCCGCGCGACAGCCGCGACAACGACGAGTTCTGGATCGGCTACACGGCCGAGCTGTGGATGGGCCGGCGCCGCTCCCTCGCGGAGGCCGAGGTCGTCCTCGGGCTGCCCTGCCGCGACGTCCGCAAGGCCGCCGACGACCTGGCCGCCGCCACCGGCGTCCCCACCCGGATCGTCCGGGGCATCGACCCGGCCCTGGAGGCCGCGGTCGCCACGGACGAGGACCGCGACGACGAACTGGAGGAGGCGCTCTCCGAACTCCGGCTCGTCAAGGACGCGTGGGAGATCGGCGAGATGCGCAAGGCGGTCGACTCCACCGTCCGCGGCTTCACCGACTGCGTCGGCGAGCTGTCGCGGGCCGTCGCCTCCTCCGAGCGGTGGATCGAGGGAACGTTCTTCCGCCGGGCGCGCCTTGAGGGCAACTCCGTGGGCTACGGCTCCATCTGCGCCGCCGGTGAGCACGCCACGATCATGCACTGGACGGACAACGACGGTCCGGTCCGGCCCGGCGACCTGCTGCTGCTCGACGCCGGCGTGGAGACCCGCTCCCTGTACACCGCCGACGTCACCCGCACGCTCCCGATCAGCGGCACCTTCACCCCGGTCCAGCGCCAGGTGTACGACGCGGTGTACGAGGCGCAGGAGGCGGGCATGGCCGCGGTCAAGCCGGGTGCCCCGTACCGCGACTTCCACGAGGCGTCCCAGCGTCACCTGACGGCACGGCTGGTCGAGTGGGGCTTCATCGAGGGCCCGGTCGACCGTGCGTACGCCCTCGGTCTCCAGCGCCGCTTCACCATGGCCGGCACCGGGCACATGCTCGGCCTGGACGTCCACGACTGCGCGCAGGCCCGCACGGGGGAGTACGTCGGCGGCGTCCTCGAACCGGGCATGGTGCTCACCGTCGAGCCCGGCCTGTACTTCCAGCCCGACGACCTGACCGTGCCGGAGGAGTGGCGGGGCATCGGCGTCCGGATCGAGGACGATCTGCTCGTCACCGACGACGGTCACGAGAACCTGTCGGCGGGCCTCCCGCGCTCCTCGGCCGAGGTCGAATCCTGGATGTCCCGCTTCGCGGGCTAGCCCGACCCGGACGGCGCCGCCCGAGCTCCCCGTGCGAGAGCGCGCAGGGGCTCGGGCGGCGCCGTCGCAGGGGCTGTGGGCTGTCACCAGATGACGACTCCGCCTCCCACGGCCCGTGCCCGCACGGCGGCGTCCTCGACGATGGCCAGCCGCACGGTGATCGTGTGCCGGTGTTCCTCCACGGTCCGTACGGGTTCCGTTCCCGCGACGATCGTCTCCAGGTTCTCGCGCAGCAGCCGGCACTCGCTCTGGAACGCGGGGACATTCTCCGGTTCGACGAACAGGTCGCCCTCGGCCAGGACCGGGAAGAACCGAGCCCCCAGCGACCGCACCACGGGCGAGCCCCACACGCGCGTGCGCCAGCTCTCGAAGCCCGCGGCGTCGTTGCATCCCTCCGGAACGTCCTGCACCTGCCTCTCACCGTTCGCGCCGACCAGGAAGACATCCACCGACAAGCTCATGAGGGGAGTGGATCACGGGCTCGGCGGTGCGGTCCAAGGGATTGTGCGTCGGCGGGGCTACAGTCGGCGCCCGTAGTTCGCCCCGCGCTCCCGTCCGGGTGGGCGGCGGCGCGGGGCGTGAGCGGCACCGGAGGAACCCCGTGAGACGAGTGACCGTAGGGGCTGTGGCGAGTCTGGTCGTGGCCGTCGGAGCGCTGAGCTCCGCCGGGTGGGCCCCCAGCGGGTCGGCCGTCGCGCGGGAGCGGGCGGCGGACCCCGTGGTCCGGGCGGCCGGTGGCGTCGGCGGGGCCCGGTGCGAGGTTTCCGTCCCGTACACCTCGGGCGTCGGCGGGTACGCGTCCTACCGCATCCCGGCCGTCGTACGGACCCCGGCCGGCACCCTGCTCGCCTTCGCCGAGGGGCGGGTCGGCGGCGCCGGGGACAGCGGCGACATCGACCTCGTGGTGCGGCGGTCGGAGGACGGCGGATGCACCTGGGGGCCGACGCGCGTCGCCGCCGCAGGACACGGCGACACCCGCGGCAACCCCGCACCCGTCGTCGACCCGCGCTCCGGCGACGTGGTCCTGCTGAGCTCGTACAACGGCGGTGAGGCCACCGAGACGCAGATCCTGGGCGGTGAGGTGCCGGCCGCGCGGAGCCGACGGGTGTTCGTCCAGCGCAGCACCGACGACGGGTGGACGTTCTCGACGCCGCGCGAGATCACCGCGACCGTCAAGCGTTCCGACTGGCGCTGGTACGCCACGGGTCCCGGCCATGCCGTCGCGCTGACCCGCGCTCCGTACGCCGGTCGTCTCGTCGTGCCCGCCAACCACTCGACCGCACCCCCCGAAGGCTCGGGCGACACCGGCCGCGAGCCCAGGTATTACGGGGCGCACGCCGTCTACAGCGACGACGGCGGCCGGTCCTGGCACCTCGGTCTCGTGGACGACACATACGACGGCTTCGTCAACGCCAACGAGTCGACCGTGGCCGAACTGCCCGACGGCAGGCTGTACTTCAGCGCGCGCGACCAGTTCGGCACCAGCCCGGGCAACCGCGCCGACGCCGTGGCGAGCCGTGGCGGGGAACACCTCGTGCGCCCCTTCGCGCCCCAACCCGACCTGGACCGCGTCCCCGTGGTGCAGGGCAGTGTGCTGTACGCCGGCGGGCCGGGCGGCGCCCTGCTGTTCTCGGCCCCGTCGGCCCCGACCGCCCGAGCCGAGCCCGCCCTGTGGAGCAGCGAGGACGGCGGTCGCACCTTCACGAAGCGGCTGACCGTGTCCCGGAACAAGGCGGCGTACTCCGACCTCGTCCAGCTGGACGAGGCGACGATCGGCCTCCTCCACGAGACCGGGACCAGGAGTGCGTACGAGACGGTGGAGTTCCGCCGTATCCCGCTGGCGGCCGTGACGAGTCCGGCGGACCGGGTCACCGTCCGAGGGCGTGAGCCGGACCGCCCGCTCACCGCCCGGCGCGGCTCCCGCCAACCCGCCGGAGAGGCACGGTTCACGCGAATGCCGTGAGGTCCTCGTACAGGGCGAAGAGGCGGGGGAGTGGCTGGTCGGACTCCCGCCCCGGGTGGTGCGTCAGGGCGGTCCACGCGGTGGCGAAGCGCTCGCGGGCCCGGGCCCCCGGCCAGGGCGCGGGGAGCAGTTCGGGCGGCAGCAGGGGGTCCGGCCCCATGGCGTGCGTGAAGGCGGCGGCGAGCCGGACGGCGAGCGTCAGCCGCTCGACGGCCGTGAGGCTCTCGGTGCGCTCCGCGCCTTCCGGGTTCCCCAGCCGGTCCAGGCAGCCTCGGGCGAAGGCGGCAAGCCGGTCGTGCCGGGCGGCGATCTCGTCGAGCGGCCAGAGCGCGGCGGCCAGCGCCCGTGGTTCGGTGACGTCCCCGACCCGCAGGTCGGTGCTGGTGAGGTAGGTGACCTGGCCGGGGACGCCGAGGTGGTGGGCCTGGGCCTCGACGAGCGGTCCGATCGGGTTGGCGGCGGCGTACAGGCCCCCTTGGAGCGGCGCGGCGCCGAGGTGGAGCAGCGTGTCGCGGAGCGCGTCGCGGGCGGCCCGCGACGACTCCGGGACGGCGAAGGCGAAGAGGTGCCACCTGCCGTCCCAGGGGGCGAGCCCCTGGTCCTGGCGGTAGGCGTAGTCGGCATGGGCGGCGTCGGGGGCGATCGCGCCGGTGGGGTCGGCGACCGCGCGGAGGACGGCCTTGCGGCCCCGTCCCTCGTGGGTGAAACGGCCCTCCGCGACGAGGCGCTTGACGCAGAGCCGGACCTGCTGGTCGGTCATGGAGAGGAGCCCGGCGACGGTGTAGAGCTCCCCGGCGTCGACGGTGCCGTCGGTACGGACGAGGGCGTGGACGAGCGTACGGGTGGGGAGAGGGGTCCACGCGGAGTCATCGGTGGGTTCCGTGGGTTCGGTGAGTCCGGCGCGTTCGGGTTCATCGGCGGCCGCCGCGTTCCCCGCCCCCGTCGTGGTGGTGTCGCGTTTCATCGGGCCTCCTGGGCGTGCGGGAAGTCGGCCGCCGTGACCGGCCGGTGCATCGTCGTGGCGGCCCCGAAGCCCATCAGGCCGCGGAGGTAGGGGGTCTTCTCGGTGTGCACGGCGACGAAGCCGTGCCGTTCGTACAGTGCACGGGCGCGTGGGTTGACGTCGATGACGTCCAGCCGGATGCGGCGGCAGCCGGCTTCGGCGGCCACGGCCGCGACCTCGCGCAGGAGGAGGCCGCCGATGCCCGTGCCCCGGTGCTCGGGGGCGACCGCGATGCCGTCCATCACCAGTTCACGGTCGCCGGGCCGGCGCTCCAGGAGCGCGAGCAGGGCAAGGCGGGGCAGCCCGCGCACCGCCCCGTACGCCGCCAGCACGTCCCACGGCCCGCCGCCGGTGAGCCCGCGCCCGTCGAGCTGGTACCCGGCGACGCCCGCCACCTCGCCGTCGACGAGCGCGGCGACGCCCCGGTCGACGTGGAGGTGGGCCGCGATGAAGGCGCGGGCCTTGTCGGGCGGGTTGAGCGCGGCGCCGAGCTTGCGCCCGAACGCCTCCCAGTACAGCGCGGCGACCCTGGCCTCACTGCCCTCGGGCACGCCCCTGTGTACCACCGGCCGAGTGTCCATCGGTCCTCCCCTTCCTTCGAGCGGGCGTCCTTCGCGTCGATTCTATCGACAGTAGTACGTTCATTCTCGATACGAACGTTTTCGGGTCGATAGATTCGGCCCGGGGTCGACCGCGTCGTCGACGAGACGCCGAGCACCCGCACCTTCGGGCTCCGCCGCCCCGGCGGCGCCGACCTGCCGCCCTTCCTCGCCGGGCAGTACGTGGGAGTGTTCGCGGACGGGGACGAACCGGCCGTACGCGCTCTCCTCCGGCCCGGCCGACCTGAGCCGCTACGACCTGACCGTGCGCCGTGTGCCCGGCGGGCGGATCAGCAACCACCTGCTCGACACCCTCGCCACCGGTGACACCCTCTCGACCACCGGCCCCCAGGGCACCTTCCACCGTGTACGTGTGCGGGCCCAGGCCTTCTACCCGTACGCCCTTGAGGACGCCGGCATCCGCCCCGAGCCGCCTGCCGCTCCGGCGAGTGCGGCCTGTGCCGGGTCCGCGTCCTCCAGGGCGAGGTCCACCACGCGGAGGAGGCCCGGCTCCGGCTCTCCGATCCGGACTCGGGGTACGCGCACGCGTGCGCCGCCTATCCCCTGACGGACGTGGAGCTGGACGTGTGAGGGGGGACAGGAGAGCGACGGGAGTGGGCGTACGTACGCACATCGGTCGTCCGTGCGAGGGAAAATGGCGAGAACATTCACCGATTCAGGTGACAGCGGCCGAGGCGAAACGTCCCTCCCGGAAGGGGGACGGCCACGCTCGAAGCGACACATGGAGCCACCCTGTGGAGCGCCCGATGCAGCTGATTCCCCGTCATGACCCCTACATGATCGTCCGCTCGACCGGCGGCGTCACCGTCGCCGCCCTCCGGGGTGAACTCGACCTCGTCCTCGTCCGGCACCTGCGGCCCGAGCTGGACGCCCTCGTGCGGGAGTCCGACGCCCTGACCGTGGACATCCGGCGCCTCACCTTCTGCGATGCCACGGGGCTCGGCCTCCTCGCCCACTGCGCCGGACGCACCCGTCAGCGGGGGGCGCGCTGGAGGCTCGTCTGCGACCAGCCGTGGATCCTCCGCCTCATCCGCCTGACCGCACTCGGCGACGTCCTGTGCCCGGACGCCGATCCGACGGGGGCACTTCCGGTCGCCTGGGAGGAGGGCCCGGCGGACGCACTGCCGGTGATGACGGCCCTTCAGCGGGATCCGGCGGCCCCTTGCCCGGTCGAGCTGGGCGTGACAAGACCCGTCTCGTAGGCGGCGATCACGGCTGCTCTCCTGCCTGTGATCGGCCCCCGTCCGGCGGACGAGGTCCAGGCCGTTTCCTTCGGATCATCTGATCGTTGCTTGATGCGTCTCGTTGACTGATACTCAGTGGGCGAGGATCGAGCCGTTGCTGCCGGACCGGACACCGAAGCGGGGTGGGCGGTGGCGTGATCACCGGCAGGTGATCGACGGCATCGCGTTCAAGTACCGCACCGGGACGCCTTGGAAGGGCCTGCCCGAGCGCTTCGGGTCGTGGCAGGGCGCCCACAACCGCCTGCGGAAGTGGGCCGCCGACGGCACCTGGGAGAAGGTCTTCACCGCCCGGCGGCCTGACCACCAAGATCCACCTTGCCGCGGACAGCCGCTGTCGGCCACTGGCGTTCGTCCTCACGCCCGGCCAGGCCGGCGACGCACCCGCGTTCCCCGAGGTCGTGGCCCGCTTACGGGGTGCCCCGGCCGATCAGTCGGCCTCGGACCACACCGGAGGTGGTCCTGGCAGACGTTGAGGGAGCTGAGGCCGTGCGCGCTGTACCAGGTCGGCTCCTGATCGTCCTGCGGCACCTGATACTCGATGAAGCCGCTTATGTCTGTACCCATGCCAGGCATCCTCCCGACGCCGTCAAATGATTTCGTCTGCGCCGGATCGACTACCTACACATACGTGAGCCTCCTGGTCAGGAGGTTGTGGTGAGAAACAGCGCCCGGACGCGGCCTTACGGTCAAAGCACGGAGCGCAGCTCTGCCCGCAGTCCGGTGTACACGGACGCGACCGGTACCGACGGCATGTGATCCGAAAAGACAGGCCTTAGGGCGCGCCGGGAAGCCGGACCATGACGAGCAGGCCGCCGGCCGGGCGGGGGGTGAGGTGGAGGGAACCGTCGTGCGCGCGGACGACGCTCTGCACGATGGCAAGGCCGAGGCCGACGCCGGGGTGTTCGTCGTCGGTGCGGACGCGTTCCGTTCCCCGTCGGAAGGGTTCGGTGAGGGTCGGTACCAGGTCCGGCGGGAGCCGACGGCCCGTGTTCTCGACCCGCAGTACGCTCATGGCGCCCTCCGCCCCTGTGCGGACCGTCACGGTGCCACCGGTGGGGACGTTGTGGACGACGGCGTTCTGGACGAGGTTCGTCACCATCCGCAGCAGGAGCTCCGCGGAGCCGCTGGTCCTGGCAGCGCCGCCGGTGACGTCGAGCGTGATCCGGCGCTGTTCGGCGAGGGGGAGCAGCGTTTCGGCGGCCTCCTCGGCGAGGAGGGAGAGGTCGACGCTCTCGCGGGTGAAGGTGCCGGTGTCGCCGCGGCTGAGCAGCAGGAGGGCCTCGGTGAGGTCGATCGCCCGCGTGTTGACGGCCTGCAGGCGTTCGACGAGTTCGTCCCGGTCCCGGGTGGGGTCCTCGCGGGCGACGTCGAGGAGCGCTCGCGAGATCGCCAGTGGGGTGCGCAGTTCGTGGGAGGCGTTCGCGGCGAACCTCCGCTGCTCGGCGACGTGCGACTCGAGTCTCTGGAGCATCGAGTCGAACGCGTCGGAGAGTTCGCGGAACTCGTCCTGGCGGCCCTTCATCCGGATCCGGTGGGACAGCGACCCCTCCCCGGCCCTCCGTGCCGCGTCCCTGATCTGGGTCAGCGGTGCGAGCATCCGGCCGGCGAGGAGCCACCCCCCGACGAGGCCGAACACGAGGAGGAAGGCCATTGCCCACGCCGCCGCGGGGAGGAAGGTGCGGACGAGGAGGTAGCGGTTGGGCGAGACCCCGAGGAGGCCCTGCGGGTTGTCGGGTACGTAGCGCAGCAGGTACCCCCACACCACGGCCAGCAGGAGAGCCCCGGCGACGGCGAGGAATCCGGCGTAGCTGAGGGTGAGTTTCAGCCGGGCGCTGAGCCCCGGGCGCCTATCCATGCGTACTGCCGGGGCGGGTGGTGTCGGGTGCGGTCTCGATGCGGTAGCCGACACCCGGCACGGTGGCGATGATCCATGGTTCGCCGAGCCGCTTGCGCAGCGCGGAGACGGTGATGCGTACGGCGTTGGTGAGGGGGTCGACGTTCTCGTCCCAGGCCCGTTCGAGCAGCTCCTCGGCGCTGACGACCCCGCCCTCGGCGGCGACGAGGACTTCGAGGACGGCGAACTGTTTGCGGGTGAGCGCGACGTAACGACCGTCGCGGAAGACCTCCCGCCGGAAGGGGTCGACCCGCAGGCCCGCGAGCTCACGGACCGGGGGCCGGGCGTACGCGCGTCTGCGGTCGAGCGCCCTCAGCCGCAGGACGAGCTCCCGCAGCTCGAACGGTTTGGTGAGGTAGTCGTCGGCGCCGAGCTCGAACCCGGAGGCCTTGTCGTCGATCCGGTCGGCGGCGGTGAGCATGAGGATCGGGATGCCGCTCCCGGAGGCGATGATGCGCCGGGCGACCTCGTCGCCGGAGGGGCCGGGGATGTCGCGGTCGAGGACCGCGAGGTCGTAGGAGTGGACGCTGAGCAGTTCCAGGGCGGAGTCGCCGTCGCCGGCGATGTCGGCGGCGATCGCCTCGAGCCGCAGACCGTCACGGACGGCTTCGGCCAGGTAGGGCTCGTCCTCCACGATCAGTACGCGCATGGGTGAAGCCTAAGCAGGGGAACGCGTCGCCGACGTGTGCGAGGGCGGGGGCGAGGGCGGGGGCGCACCGGCGACACGCCTCAGGCCGCCGGTGCCATCGCGGGGCGGGGCCGGTCCGACGGCTTTCCCGCCGTGGTGCGCCACCAGCGGCGCGAGGCCAGTGCGGCCAGCGCGGCGCCGGTGGCGTTGACCAGGACGTCGTCCACGGAGGACACCCGGTCGAGCTGGAAGACGTACTGGGCGGTCTCGACGAGGACCGAGCAGCCCGCGCCGAGCGCCAGGATCCGGAGCACGGACGCCGCCGCCGCGAACCGCATCGGGGCGAAGAAGCCCAGCGAGGCGAAGACCAGCAGGTTGCCGATGATCCCGAGCGTCCCCATCGTGACCAGGTCCCGCAGCGGCACCAGGCTCACCCGGGCGGGGGCGACGCCGGGCGCGGCGCCCGGCATCAGGGTCAACCACAGGAACGGCACCGTCCCGTGGACCATGCCCACCTCGGCCAGCGACTTCCGCCATGCCGACGTGACACCGGCGGCCCGCCGCCGGCGCGCCAGGGCCCACACCACGAGCAACGACAACGGCACAGCGACCAGAGTCATGAGCACCACACCGTTGAAGGTGTCGAAGCAGCCGTGCCACCGTCCGGCCATGCACCGTGGAGCGGACATCATCAGCGGCCCCCGTATGACGAACAGCGCGCTCGCCAGACCGAGGACCGCCAGGCCGATGGAGACGATCCTTCGCGTGCGGCGGTGCGGTGTGGGCAGGGGTGCGCTGTGTGTCATGCCCCCATTGAAGAGGGAGGGCGGTTGCCGGGGCGTATGCGATTTTCGATACACCCGCGATACACGGAACACCCGCGATACACGGATTCCTGGGCACGCGGGAGCGGCGCGAGCCGACGGTGGGGGCCGCCGGTCGGAGCCGCCGGTGGGAGGATCCGAAATCCCCTGGCAGCAAGGTCGCGTGGGCGCGATCATGGCCGGATGAGCCGGCACGCCGAGACCGCCCAGCCCGTCGGGACCATCCCGACCACCCCGAACCCCGAGCCCATCGGGACCACCCCGACCCCCCTGCCCGTGGACGCGCTGATCGTCGTGGACGTGCAGTCGGCCTTCGTCACCGGTGACGGGGCCGTGCCGGCGGCCGCGCGGCTCGTCGACCGTACGACGGATCTCCTCGCGCGGGCCCGGCGGGACGGTGCCTTCGTCGTGCACCTCCAGAACGACGGCCCGCCCGGCGCGGAGGACGAACCCCACACGCCGGGCTGGGAGCTCCACCACCCCGTCGAGCCCGGGCCCCGGGAGCTCGTCATCCGCAAGCCGCACGACGACGGCTTCGCGGAGACCCCGCTGGGCCGCGTGCTCAGCGACGCGGGCGTGCGGGCGGTCGCCGTCTGCGGCGTGATGTCCGAGATGTGCGTGCAGGCGACGGCTCGTACGGCCCTGGCACGCGGCTACCGAGTCGTCGTACCGCACGATGCCCACGCCACCCAGGACGTTCCGGCGGCGCCGGGAATCAGCGGGGTCGTCCCGGCCGCGACGGTCTCCCGGGTCGCCGCCTACGCCTTGGGGAGCGACGCGGAGGTCACCGTACGAGCCTCGGAGGTCACGTTCACGGCCCCTGCCGCCGGCTGAGCCGCGCCGTCGAGGATGCCGATCTTCATGGTGCTTCCTTCTGTCCGGGACCCGTCCCCCTGACGCGCGGCGAGCCGTCTCAGAAGGTGACATACGGAAATTGCAAATTTCTGCAATTCGATACATCCTGGTCCGGCCGTGCCCGTGGGTAGCCGCCGGGCGCGGCGACCCGTCCCGCGCCCCGCGCCCCCGGAGGACAGACCGTGCCGGTCCCGCTGTACCAGGCCAAGGCCGAGTTCTTCCGCATGCTGGGCCATCCCGTACGGATCCGGGTCCTGGAGCTGCTCCAGAGCGGCCCGTTGCCCGTACGGGAGCTGCTCGCGCGGATCGAGATCGAGCCGGCGGCCCTCTCGCAGCAGCTCGCCGTGTTGCGCCGCTTCGGGATCGTGACCGCCACCCGCGAGGGATCCACCGTCGTGTACACGCTCGCGGGCGGGGACGTGACCCAGTTGATGCAGGCCGCGCGGCGGATCCTCACCGAGATCACCGCCGGCCCGCAGTCCTGCCTCCCTCCCGTGCTTCCGCAGCCCGTGCTTCCGCAACCCGTGCTTCCGCAGTGATCGCCGTACGAGAAGGATGACGACGCACATGACCATCGAATGGCGTTACACCGTCCAGCAGGACCTGGGCGTACTGTCCCTGGCCGGGTTCCTCGGAGCCGACGCCGTGGGGCGGTTCACCGGGGCCGTGGGATGGGCGGTCGCGCGCGGCACGGGACCGGTCGTCCTCGACCTGACCCGGCTGCGGGGCTGGTCGGTCGGCGGGCAGCTCGCCGTCGCGGAGGCGGCCCTCCGGCTGCGGGCCGCGGGCCGCGCCCTCGAACTGGCCGCGATCCCCGCCGACGGCTCCCTCGTCCCGGTGGGTGAAGGGCCTCAGGTCCCGATCCACCGCGACCTCGCCGCGGCGCTCGCCGCGCACCGCGACGCGGGCGCGGAACAGCGGGCGTGGCGCAGCGACGCCTGGCCGACCACCTGATCGCTCGGTGGCGCCGGTACCGCTCACGTACCCGCTCACTCACCGCTCACGTACCGCCCGAGTACGGTCCGCGTACCGCCCAAGTGCCGGACCGTCCTGGCAGGTTCCGGCCATGATCCGCCCCGGACCCGTCCCAGGTGCGTTTCCGCCCTCGCAGGCGCGAGGATGGGGGACATGCTGCACAGTGCCGGGTCGATGCGACGCGCGGGGTGGGTGTGATGAGTACGCCGCTCTACCAATTGAAGGCCGACTTCTTCAAGACACTGGGACACCCTGTCCGCATCCGCGTTCTGGAGCTGCTGAGCGACCGCGAGCACGGTGTCGCCGAGATGCTCCGCGACACTGGGGTCGAACCGGCGTACCTCTCCCAGCAGTTGGCGGTACTGCGCCGGGCGAACATGGTCGTCGCCCGGCGCGAAGGCACGGCCGTGTACTACGCGCTGACGAGTCCTCAGGTGGCCGAACTGCTGCGGATCGCCCGCACGATCCTCTCCGGCGTCCTCGCGGGCCAGGCGGAACTGCTGGCCGACCTCCGGGCCGCGGTACCCCGGGAGAAGGCCCCCTCGCTCACGTCCCCGACGGCCGCGGCTGCTCCGGCGGAACCGAGCTCTCGGCGGCCGCCATCCACTGGTCGAGGTCGGCCTGGGTGAAATCCGTCCACGGTGGGATGTCGGGGAGCTGCCGGAGGAGGTCGTAGGCCTCGGAGATCTGGGGGCCGCGGAGGATCGGGCAGTGGCAGCCGGCGATGACCTCGGCGTTCAGGTGCTGGAAGTCGCTGACGACCCTCCCGAACTTCTGGGCGTCCAGCAGGGCGACCCAGGGGGAGACCAGCCGTCCGCCGAAGAGCTGGCCGTCGCGGAACTCGTCCGGCGACAGCGCCGCCGTTTCGGGCATGGGGGTCGGCACGTTCGTGGCGAAGGTGTCGACGGCCCACAGGACACTGGTCTTCGGGTCGAAGAGGGCGCGGGTCGTGGGGTTGTCGAACAGGGGCGGTCGCTTGGCGACCAGGGTGCGGTCGCCCGCGTCGATCGTGTCGCCGTCGGTCATGAAGCGGCACCGGTTGATGGGGGTCTCCCACTCCTCGGCCATGCGGCCGATGGAGAACCATGTCGTCAGCAGGGTCGCGTTCGGGCAATCCGCGAGGACCGCCAGGAGATTG is a window encoding:
- a CDS encoding HAMP domain-containing sensor histidine kinase, which codes for MDRRPGLSARLKLTLSYAGFLAVAGALLLAVVWGYLLRYVPDNPQGLLGVSPNRYLLVRTFLPAAAWAMAFLLVFGLVGGWLLAGRMLAPLTQIRDAARRAGEGSLSHRIRMKGRQDEFRELSDAFDSMLQRLESHVAEQRRFAANASHELRTPLAISRALLDVAREDPTRDRDELVERLQAVNTRAIDLTEALLLLSRGDTGTFTRESVDLSLLAEEAAETLLPLAEQRRITLDVTGGAARTSGSAELLLRMVTNLVQNAVVHNVPTGGTVTVRTGAEGAMSVLRVENTGRRLPPDLVPTLTEPFRRGTERVRTDDEHPGVGLGLAIVQSVVRAHDGSLHLTPRPAGGLLVMVRLPGAP
- a CDS encoding response regulator transcription factor gives rise to the protein MRVLIVEDEPYLAEAVRDGLRLEAIAADIAGDGDSALELLSVHSYDLAVLDRDIPGPSGDEVARRIIASGSGIPILMLTAADRIDDKASGFELGADDYLTKPFELRELVLRLRALDRRRAYARPPVRELAGLRVDPFRREVFRDGRYVALTRKQFAVLEVLVAAEGGVVSAEELLERAWDENVDPLTNAVRITVSALRKRLGEPWIIATVPGVGYRIETAPDTTRPGSTHG
- a CDS encoding VanZ family protein; its protein translation is MTHSAPLPTPHRRTRRIVSIGLAVLGLASALFVIRGPLMMSAPRCMAGRWHGCFDTFNGVVLMTLVAVPLSLLVVWALARRRRAAGVTSAWRKSLAEVGMVHGTVPFLWLTLMPGAAPGVAPARVSLVPLRDLVTMGTLGIIGNLLVFASLGFFAPMRFAAAASVLRILALGAGCSVLVETAQYVFQLDRVSSVDDVLVNATGAALAALASRRWWRTTAGKPSDRPRPAMAPAA
- a CDS encoding isochorismatase family protein: MSRHAETAQPVGTIPTTPNPEPIGTTPTPLPVDALIVVDVQSAFVTGDGAVPAAARLVDRTTDLLARARRDGAFVVHLQNDGPPGAEDEPHTPGWELHHPVEPGPRELVIRKPHDDGFAETPLGRVLSDAGVRAVAVCGVMSEMCVQATARTALARGYRVVVPHDAHATQDVPAAPGISGVVPAATVSRVAAYALGSDAEVTVRASEVTFTAPAAG
- a CDS encoding metalloregulator ArsR/SmtB family transcription factor, which produces MPVPLYQAKAEFFRMLGHPVRIRVLELLQSGPLPVRELLARIEIEPAALSQQLAVLRRFGIVTATREGSTVVYTLAGGDVTQLMQAARRILTEITAGPQSCLPPVLPQPVLPQPVLPQ
- a CDS encoding anti-sigma factor antagonist is translated as MTIEWRYTVQQDLGVLSLAGFLGADAVGRFTGAVGWAVARGTGPVVLDLTRLRGWSVGGQLAVAEAALRLRAAGRALELAAIPADGSLVPVGEGPQVPIHRDLAAALAAHRDAGAEQRAWRSDAWPTT
- a CDS encoding metalloregulator ArsR/SmtB family transcription factor translates to MSTPLYQLKADFFKTLGHPVRIRVLELLSDREHGVAEMLRDTGVEPAYLSQQLAVLRRANMVVARREGTAVYYALTSPQVAELLRIARTILSGVLAGQAELLADLRAAVPREKAPSLTSPTAAAAPAEPSSRRPPSTGRGRPG
- a CDS encoding MBL fold metallo-hydrolase gives rise to the protein MTTMDTFNLLQPYEIAEETFVIPWALEAPPVGHFPMNSMVIRGAEPILVDTGAPAVRSQWLEAAWSVVDPLDVRWIFLTHDDRDHAGNLLAVLADCPNATLLTTWFSIGRMAEEWETPINRCRFMTDGDTIDAGDRTLVAKRPPLFDNPTTRALFDPKTSVLWAVDTFATNVPTPMPETAALSPDEFRDGQLFGGRLVSPWVALLDAQKFGRVVSDFQHLNAEVIAGCHCPILRGPQISEAYDLLRQLPDIPPWTDFTQADLDQWMAAAESSVPPEQPRPSGT